The following coding sequences lie in one Spirosoma sp. KUDC1026 genomic window:
- a CDS encoding alpha-L-fucosidase produces the protein MRLLWLSVAVVFLPFLLGAQPAKQLPLPQLQQAFIDQRFGMFIHFNIPTFMSDDWADPDASPTLFNPTRLDCTQWAKAAKSARMAYGALTTKHHSGFCIWDTKTTPYNVMNSPLKRDVVREYTDAFRANGLNVMLYYSILDTHHKLRPGFITKQHIAMVKAQLTELLTNYGPISALIIDGWDAPWSRISYDDIPFEEIYRHIKSIQPNCLVMDLNAAKYPAEALFYTDIKSYEQGAGQHISKETNKLPALSCLPINDAWFWKSSFPTRPVKDPIVLVRDNLVPFNRAYCTFLLNVAPNREGLIDDNALTALKQIGEVWKPDAEQPKLPPFDAPIISHNLAKHQPANATWSDDMWIMDFGNDDNFRTAWKSNPSVKKPMYEVVLSDKPGIETSFNLITILEPAATITGYRLEYLSGKTWKPIPMTSEANPGRANPGRAKVHRFSMVKGSRVRVLIDSFTAPAAIAELGVYKETGR, from the coding sequence ATGCGCTTGCTTTGGTTGTCCGTTGCCGTCGTCTTTCTTCCGTTCCTGCTAGGGGCTCAACCGGCCAAACAACTGCCCCTTCCGCAGCTACAGCAGGCGTTTATCGACCAGCGATTCGGGATGTTTATCCATTTCAACATCCCCACCTTCATGAGCGACGACTGGGCTGACCCCGATGCGTCGCCCACCCTGTTCAACCCCACTAGGCTGGACTGTACTCAATGGGCAAAAGCGGCTAAATCAGCCAGGATGGCGTACGGCGCATTGACGACCAAACACCATAGCGGCTTCTGTATCTGGGACACGAAGACCACGCCCTACAACGTAATGAATAGTCCGTTGAAACGCGACGTAGTGCGGGAGTACACTGATGCGTTCCGGGCTAACGGGCTGAACGTCATGCTGTATTATTCCATTCTGGACACTCACCACAAGCTGCGGCCCGGTTTTATTACCAAACAGCACATCGCCATGGTGAAAGCCCAGCTCACCGAACTACTGACGAACTACGGCCCCATTTCGGCGCTTATCATCGACGGCTGGGATGCACCCTGGTCGCGGATTTCGTACGACGATATTCCGTTTGAAGAGATCTATCGGCACATTAAGTCCATTCAGCCTAATTGTCTGGTGATGGATTTGAACGCGGCCAAGTACCCCGCCGAAGCCCTGTTCTACACTGACATCAAATCCTATGAGCAGGGGGCTGGGCAGCACATTTCCAAAGAAACCAATAAGCTACCCGCGCTGTCGTGCCTGCCAATCAACGATGCCTGGTTCTGGAAAAGCTCGTTTCCGACCAGGCCCGTCAAAGACCCTATCGTGCTGGTGCGCGATAATCTGGTGCCGTTCAATCGGGCCTACTGCACGTTCCTGCTGAACGTAGCACCCAACCGGGAAGGTCTTATCGACGATAATGCGCTGACGGCCTTGAAGCAGATCGGAGAGGTATGGAAACCCGACGCCGAACAGCCCAAACTACCGCCGTTCGACGCGCCAATTATTTCACATAATCTGGCCAAACATCAGCCAGCCAATGCGACCTGGAGCGATGATATGTGGATTATGGATTTTGGCAACGACGACAACTTTCGCACGGCCTGGAAATCGAACCCCAGTGTGAAAAAGCCGATGTACGAAGTCGTACTGAGCGATAAACCGGGTATCGAAACGTCGTTCAACCTGATCACGATCCTGGAGCCTGCCGCTACCATTACCGGCTATCGGCTGGAGTACTTGTCGGGTAAAACCTGGAAGCCAATTCCGATGACGAGTGAAGCCAATCCAGGCCGGGCCAATCCAGGCCGGGCCAAAGTGCATCGATTTTCGATGGTTAAGGGGAGCCGGGTGCGAGTGCTGATCGATTCGTTTACAGCCCCGGCTGCCATTGCCGAATTAGGGGTGTACAAGGAAACCGGTCGGTAA
- a CDS encoding histidine kinase dimerization/phosphoacceptor domain -containing protein, producing MKRLVALCICWLLTQAIAFGEPLYPMLGRRAVDSLQRALLHRQVDTQRVNILLALSADLITRHEELDEPLGNAYTYSQQADHLSVSLQFTAGQIRSQCALGRLARLAGDRQQAETLLQGVLAYYIRQGNRAQQAVTCYFLGQLYDRTPAGLVKKVMYYERSMELFRQAGQTDKQAYMLKNVADMHAAQGNPARAEQELFAVLRLYRSIGYSQLQYTYDLLSSAYHVQSRYDKALKYELMTVDLAVQQKDSLYLGSFYYNLGILYDELQQWTKAVPCYQKSLLFFSQLKNRSMLQFIAYQLTSSLITHQSPASALRFYQNFLRQYPPASRSERYGACMTLGDCYLALKQYPLAETYYQKMMAAHSGELAPDEPTISGYMKVGTFYSTVKQYDKARRYLNRALGLLKQVGYKRGTASVYLQLFRLDSAQQNYQAAIVHYQTYKALSDSIFNEKKSQQIAQLDAQYQTRQQEQDIALLTRKNQLQQASIQSKDLQRNSIIAGCVLLLLLLSLSYNRYRLKQRTNQLLEAKQLEISQKNQVLEKLLVEKEHLIAEKEWMLKEIHHRVKNNLQIISSMLSAQADYLDDPSALLAIENSRNKIYAIGLIHQKLYQSENRSLVNMTEFIDEIARYLAEALAADSSVSIVTDVTPVGLDVSLAVPLGLIINEAVTNALKYAFPQQRKGQIRLELHVNENQTYQLSVSDDGVGLPTDFDVLNSNTLGLTMIRGLARQLNGRLTIRQDSGTHLQLHFPQRRATSHTLVDESATGSHEAVY from the coding sequence ATGAAACGCCTGGTAGCGTTGTGTATTTGTTGGTTATTAACGCAGGCAATAGCCTTTGGGGAACCGCTGTACCCAATGCTTGGCCGCCGGGCGGTCGACAGTCTGCAACGGGCGCTGCTGCACAGGCAGGTGGATACGCAGCGCGTCAATATTCTGCTGGCCCTAAGCGCAGACCTAATTACCCGCCATGAGGAACTGGATGAACCACTGGGCAACGCCTATACGTACAGCCAGCAGGCTGACCACCTGAGCGTATCGCTTCAGTTTACGGCTGGTCAGATACGTAGCCAGTGTGCACTGGGTCGCCTGGCGAGGCTTGCTGGCGACCGACAACAAGCTGAAACCCTTCTTCAGGGCGTACTGGCGTATTACATTCGGCAGGGCAACCGCGCTCAACAGGCGGTAACCTGCTATTTTCTGGGGCAGCTCTACGACCGCACTCCGGCCGGGCTGGTCAAGAAAGTGATGTATTACGAGCGGTCTATGGAGTTGTTTCGGCAAGCGGGGCAGACCGACAAACAGGCCTATATGCTCAAAAACGTAGCCGATATGCACGCGGCACAGGGCAACCCGGCGCGGGCCGAGCAGGAGTTATTTGCCGTACTCCGACTCTACCGATCAATCGGGTATTCGCAGCTTCAGTACACTTACGATCTGCTCAGTTCGGCTTACCACGTTCAGAGTCGGTACGATAAGGCGCTGAAATACGAACTCATGACGGTTGACCTGGCCGTTCAGCAAAAAGACAGCCTGTATCTGGGAAGCTTTTATTACAACCTGGGAATCTTGTACGACGAACTACAGCAATGGACGAAGGCCGTCCCCTGTTACCAGAAGTCCCTGCTCTTTTTCAGTCAGTTAAAGAACCGGTCGATGCTCCAGTTTATCGCGTATCAACTTACCAGTTCACTGATTACCCACCAAAGTCCCGCTTCTGCCCTGCGCTTTTACCAGAATTTTTTACGACAGTATCCGCCCGCCAGTCGTTCGGAACGCTATGGAGCCTGTATGACTCTGGGCGATTGTTACCTGGCGCTCAAGCAATACCCGTTGGCTGAAACGTACTACCAGAAAATGATGGCAGCCCATTCGGGTGAGCTGGCCCCCGACGAACCGACCATTTCAGGGTACATGAAAGTAGGCACGTTTTACAGCACCGTGAAGCAGTACGACAAAGCACGTCGGTATCTGAACCGGGCACTGGGGCTGTTGAAGCAGGTGGGTTATAAACGAGGCACGGCTAGTGTTTATCTGCAATTGTTTAGGCTCGACTCGGCGCAGCAGAACTACCAGGCGGCTATTGTTCATTACCAGACCTACAAAGCTCTCAGCGATTCGATTTTCAACGAGAAAAAAAGCCAGCAAATTGCCCAGCTCGACGCGCAGTACCAGACGCGCCAGCAGGAACAGGACATCGCTCTGCTGACCCGAAAAAATCAGTTGCAGCAGGCCAGCATCCAGTCAAAGGATTTGCAGCGGAACAGCATCATAGCCGGTTGTGTCCTCCTGTTGCTACTGCTTAGTCTGAGTTACAACCGCTATCGGCTCAAGCAACGGACCAACCAGTTGCTGGAAGCCAAACAGCTTGAAATCAGCCAGAAAAATCAGGTGCTGGAGAAACTGCTGGTTGAAAAAGAGCATCTCATTGCCGAAAAGGAATGGATGCTGAAAGAGATTCACCACCGGGTGAAGAATAACCTGCAAATTATCAGCAGTATGCTCAGTGCCCAGGCCGATTATCTGGACGATCCCAGTGCCCTGCTGGCGATCGAAAATAGCCGAAACAAAATCTACGCGATCGGACTGATTCATCAGAAGCTTTACCAGTCCGAAAACCGGTCGCTGGTCAACATGACCGAGTTTATTGACGAAATTGCCCGCTACCTTGCGGAAGCCCTGGCGGCAGACAGCTCGGTAAGCATCGTCACCGACGTAACGCCGGTGGGGCTGGACGTATCGCTGGCCGTACCGCTTGGGCTGATTATCAACGAAGCCGTCACGAACGCGCTCAAATATGCCTTTCCCCAGCAGCGAAAAGGACAAATTCGACTGGAACTGCATGTCAACGAGAACCAAACGTATCAGTTGTCGGTCAGCGACGATGGCGTGGGCCTGCCAACCGATTTCGACGTGCTGAACAGCAATACGCTGGGACTGACGATGATCCGGGGACTGGCCCGCCAACTCAACGGGCGGCTAACCATCCGACAGGATTCCGGAACGCACCTCCAGCTTCATTTCCCACAAAGACGAGCAACCAGCCATACATTGGTAGACGAGTCTGCAACGGGTAGCCATGAAGCCGTTTATTGA
- a CDS encoding Na+/H+ antiporter, with protein sequence MHPLETVILLLVFVLGLAMLARRIHLVFPILLTVGGLVIGLVPGLPQVVLDPSVVLLVFLPPVLYSAAWYTNWSDFRRYAEPVIVLALGLVLVTSLGVAWLAHAIIPGFTIAMGLLLGAIVSPSDAVAATAIMKTQSVPRKIVTILEGESLVNDASALVLLQLALAAVSTGAFSLGHALLEFVLLSGGGIGVGLVVGFVSYCIHRHAKLEPGLETILTFVTAYLAYLVAEHLHLSGVLSVVTAGLFIGHKQSRIHSPIVRMQAVAVWDFVIVLLNGLIFILIGLQLPHVVSAIKGESTNHLLAYGIGISLTVVIIRFGFIFMADTLSNQVRKLVHLPPIFPSRRYTTLLAYISMRGIVSLAAVLSIPEHLPNGSPFPGRNLILFITFCVILFTLVVQGVLLPVVIRALAFGQQPTDYLSRHEVRKQLSQRALRQVQQLVCQEKLTGAAVQVIVAQHQMRAKELAHMETAALLDQHQLNQKLMLTGIQAQRDELINLRDRQQIDVELFHELENELDREEIQWHPVG encoded by the coding sequence ATGCATCCATTGGAAACGGTAATTCTGCTCCTTGTTTTCGTACTTGGGCTAGCGATGCTGGCCCGGCGCATTCACCTGGTTTTCCCGATCCTGCTGACGGTAGGCGGCCTGGTGATCGGCCTTGTACCGGGCTTACCCCAGGTGGTTCTCGACCCGTCGGTGGTACTGCTTGTATTCCTGCCGCCGGTGCTGTATAGTGCCGCCTGGTACACAAACTGGAGCGACTTCCGGCGCTATGCTGAACCTGTCATCGTGCTGGCTTTGGGGCTGGTGCTGGTAACCAGTCTCGGCGTTGCGTGGCTGGCTCACGCCATCATTCCGGGTTTCACTATCGCGATGGGTTTGCTGCTGGGAGCTATTGTGTCGCCCTCGGATGCTGTTGCCGCCACGGCGATCATGAAGACGCAGTCGGTACCCCGAAAGATTGTCACGATTCTGGAAGGGGAAAGCCTGGTAAATGATGCGTCCGCGCTGGTACTTTTACAACTCGCACTGGCTGCGGTGAGTACGGGAGCATTTTCTCTCGGACACGCCCTGCTGGAGTTTGTGTTGCTGTCTGGGGGTGGTATTGGCGTAGGGCTGGTCGTGGGCTTTGTTTCGTACTGCATTCATAGACACGCCAAACTGGAACCGGGGCTCGAAACAATACTGACGTTTGTGACGGCCTACCTGGCGTATCTGGTGGCCGAACACCTGCACCTGAGTGGCGTGCTGAGCGTTGTGACGGCGGGTTTGTTTATCGGGCATAAGCAATCGCGGATACACAGCCCAATTGTACGGATGCAGGCGGTGGCCGTCTGGGATTTTGTCATCGTGTTGCTGAACGGACTAATCTTTATCCTGATTGGCCTGCAACTGCCACATGTAGTGAGCGCCATTAAAGGCGAATCCACCAACCATCTTCTGGCCTACGGCATTGGTATCAGCCTGACGGTGGTCATTATCCGGTTTGGGTTCATTTTCATGGCCGATACACTCTCCAACCAGGTCCGAAAATTAGTGCATTTACCGCCGATCTTCCCGTCTCGCCGATACACTACCTTGCTGGCTTACATCAGTATGCGGGGGATTGTGTCGCTGGCAGCCGTACTCTCCATCCCCGAACACCTGCCCAATGGGAGCCCATTTCCGGGGCGCAACCTGATTCTTTTCATCACCTTCTGCGTTATTCTGTTCACGCTGGTGGTACAGGGCGTATTGCTGCCGGTTGTTATTCGGGCGCTGGCGTTCGGACAGCAACCCACCGATTATCTATCCCGGCATGAGGTACGGAAACAGCTTTCCCAACGGGCACTGAGGCAGGTACAGCAACTAGTTTGCCAGGAAAAACTGACGGGAGCAGCCGTGCAGGTGATCGTTGCCCAGCACCAGATGCGGGCGAAAGAACTGGCGCATATGGAAACGGCAGCCCTACTGGACCAGCATCAGCTCAATCAGAAACTGATGCTGACTGGAATTCAGGCGCAGCGTGACGAACTGATCAACCTGCGGGACCGGCAACAGATCGACGTCGAATTGTTTCATGAACTGGAAAACGAACTGGACCGGGAGGAGATCCAGTGGCATCCCGTAGGCTGA
- a CDS encoding histidine kinase dimerization/phosphoacceptor domain -containing protein, whose translation MCSQVYKPVGQSSILPVLFSGFARTCLLFGLLLYTLAAGGQNINRQQVNRLLADLRQSRPDEKRISILLELSKFHIYKPGETKADLDSSRIYLRQARKLSDSLHLLTRQHETESLSIVADLEGGDTASGRARFSTLITNCQRSGDKEGEAIARSKFGIWLRNYAPDSTIVLANFRLVAALYRSIHKPIDEINALKEIGITHLYEGKLTTAESELLHVLKRYKAIRYPKLHYTYNLLSIIGRLKGDLNEGLMYGLLCVETMKRTADTASAAAFYGDLAQVYEVAGNHQKSIDWYKKSLVVWRREGLPNFALFNAAGMIAKELIAQQQPQEALRFLKELVAEIPTNTLIQKACVAQNFAYCYDALQNYGLAERYYQEALLRYEKNNLDFEQSLRVREDIGAFYVKQHKYKEAGYYLTKALTILPQKEALSTLRDIHLMLFKVDSAQGSYLSAIDHLRHYKTFNDSLFNEARSKQLTQLQIQYDTRAKEQNIALLTKQSELQQSALKRAETTRNAILIGALLLAGLLGVSYNRYRLKQRSNQLLEAKQREIDQKNQSLEHMVVEKEELLEEKEWMLKEIHHRVKNNLQIISSLLSAQSDYLHDTTALAAIRESQNRVQAMALIHQRLYQSDHLARVSMVDYVSEVVDYLLESFSHQPAVQTVLDVFPVQLDVNLATPIGLIINEAVTNSLKYAFPEARTLQPRIIWVSLQPLDEETCRLLIEDNGVGLPTGFNPAQSTTLGLTMIQGLSHQIGGRLQIRSHQESGVCIQLDFDQHRKTDRIS comes from the coding sequence ATGTGCAGTCAGGTGTATAAACCCGTTGGTCAATCGTCGATCCTACCGGTATTGTTTTCCGGGTTTGCCCGAACCTGTTTATTGTTCGGGTTGCTGCTGTATACCCTGGCCGCTGGCGGACAAAACATAAACCGGCAGCAGGTAAACCGTCTTCTCGCTGACTTGCGACAAAGCCGCCCCGACGAGAAACGAATTTCCATTTTACTGGAGCTGAGTAAGTTTCATATTTACAAACCTGGCGAAACGAAGGCGGACCTGGATAGCAGCCGGATATACCTGCGCCAGGCTAGAAAACTAAGCGACTCACTGCATCTACTAACCCGGCAGCACGAAACGGAAAGTTTATCTATCGTCGCCGATCTGGAAGGTGGTGATACGGCTTCCGGACGGGCGCGATTTTCAACGTTGATTACCAACTGCCAGCGTTCGGGAGATAAAGAGGGCGAAGCGATTGCCCGATCTAAGTTCGGTATATGGCTACGTAATTACGCCCCGGATTCGACTATCGTACTGGCCAACTTTCGCCTGGTAGCCGCATTATACCGGTCGATACATAAACCGATCGACGAGATCAACGCCCTAAAGGAAATAGGGATTACTCATCTGTACGAAGGCAAGCTGACAACGGCCGAGTCGGAGCTGTTGCACGTTTTGAAGCGATACAAAGCCATCCGTTATCCTAAGCTCCATTACACCTACAACCTCTTATCGATCATCGGGCGGCTAAAAGGAGATCTGAACGAGGGCCTGATGTACGGACTATTGTGCGTGGAGACGATGAAACGAACAGCCGACACAGCCTCGGCAGCCGCTTTTTACGGCGATCTGGCGCAGGTGTACGAAGTAGCCGGCAATCATCAGAAAAGCATCGACTGGTACAAAAAATCGCTTGTCGTCTGGCGTCGGGAGGGGTTACCGAATTTTGCTCTGTTCAACGCAGCGGGCATGATTGCCAAAGAATTGATCGCGCAGCAACAACCGCAGGAAGCCCTTCGGTTTCTGAAAGAGCTGGTCGCGGAGATTCCGACAAATACGCTTATCCAAAAAGCCTGCGTAGCCCAGAACTTCGCCTACTGCTACGATGCCTTACAGAACTACGGATTGGCAGAGCGTTATTACCAGGAAGCGCTGCTACGGTATGAGAAAAACAACCTTGATTTTGAGCAGTCGTTACGGGTTCGGGAGGATATTGGGGCGTTTTATGTAAAGCAACACAAATACAAAGAAGCGGGGTATTACCTGACGAAAGCCTTGACGATTCTACCCCAGAAAGAAGCCCTGTCAACACTTCGGGATATTCATCTAATGCTATTTAAAGTAGATTCTGCGCAGGGCAGTTACCTCTCGGCTATCGATCATCTGCGCCATTATAAAACCTTTAACGACTCGCTTTTCAACGAAGCCAGGAGCAAACAACTCACGCAGTTACAGATTCAGTACGATACCCGGGCGAAGGAACAGAACATTGCCCTGTTGACCAAGCAGAGTGAACTCCAGCAGTCGGCGCTGAAACGGGCCGAAACCACACGAAATGCCATCCTGATAGGTGCCCTTTTACTGGCGGGTTTGTTGGGAGTTAGCTATAACCGGTACCGGCTTAAGCAACGTAGCAATCAACTGCTGGAGGCCAAGCAGCGAGAGATCGACCAGAAAAACCAGTCGCTGGAACATATGGTGGTCGAGAAAGAAGAATTACTGGAAGAGAAAGAGTGGATGCTGAAAGAGATTCACCACCGGGTCAAAAATAACCTCCAGATCATTAGCAGCCTTTTGAGCGCCCAGTCCGACTATCTCCACGATACTACGGCCCTGGCCGCTATCCGGGAGAGCCAGAATCGGGTACAGGCCATGGCGTTGATCCACCAGCGCCTGTACCAGTCCGACCACCTGGCCCGGGTCAGCATGGTTGACTATGTAAGCGAAGTTGTTGATTATCTGCTAGAATCCTTCAGTCACCAGCCAGCTGTTCAAACCGTCTTGGACGTTTTCCCTGTTCAGCTGGACGTTAACCTGGCCACGCCGATTGGCCTGATTATCAACGAAGCCGTCACCAATTCGCTGAAGTATGCATTCCCTGAAGCTAGGACTCTCCAGCCCCGTATTATCTGGGTAAGCCTTCAGCCCTTGGACGAAGAGACCTGCCGACTTCTTATTGAAGATAATGGCGTGGGGCTACCGACTGGGTTTAACCCCGCCCAAAGTACAACGCTGGGGCTGACTATGATTCAGGGCCTGAGCCATCAGATTGGGGGCCGCCTACAGATACGTTCGCATCAGGAATCAGGCGTGTGTATCCAGTTGGATTTCGATCAGCACCGAAAAACGGACCGAATTTCATAG
- a CDS encoding antibiotic biosynthesis monooxygenase — MAPSISINTNSAVTTIIVQRPYKQQVQAYENWLREIVPQAQAATGHRGVNVIRPHGQNDEYTIVLHFDSEANLRDWLESDTRKQLIDKVRPMLNEAEKIDIRTGLEFWFTPPRSHKVAPPYKQFLITLSAIFPLSFLIPQLLAPLTLSLPFLAIPLIRAFLTSLIIVGLMTFVIMPRYVRLVARWLYQS; from the coding sequence ATGGCCCCGAGCATTTCAATCAACACCAACAGTGCCGTAACAACCATCATTGTCCAGCGGCCTTATAAACAGCAGGTTCAGGCTTACGAAAACTGGTTACGGGAGATCGTGCCGCAGGCCCAGGCGGCAACGGGCCACCGGGGCGTGAACGTGATCCGTCCGCACGGGCAGAACGACGAATACACCATTGTGCTGCATTTTGATTCGGAAGCTAACCTGCGCGACTGGCTGGAATCCGACACACGTAAACAACTGATAGACAAGGTGCGCCCTATGCTGAACGAGGCCGAGAAAATTGACATCAGGACTGGACTTGAATTCTGGTTTACCCCGCCCCGGAGCCACAAAGTGGCTCCGCCTTACAAGCAGTTTCTGATTACGTTGTCGGCCATTTTTCCACTCTCATTCCTGATTCCACAGCTTCTCGCTCCACTTACGCTCTCCCTCCCCTTTCTGGCGATTCCATTGATCAGAGCATTCCTGACCAGCCTAATTATTGTTGGCCTGATGACATTTGTAATTATGCCCCGCTATGTCCGGCTGGTGGCTCGCTGGCTGTATCAATCATAA
- a CDS encoding DUF5996 family protein, whose translation MTTNTRIPERWPALPYADWNQTLETLHLWTQIVGKIRLRQTPWINHSWHVTLYVSPRGLTSSSIPYERGVFQLDFDFVSHQLHISTSTGQRVDVGLYPRSVANFYVDVMASLQQVGIDITIHDTPNELPNVIPFAEDHLHQSYDAVMVERFWQAIVSMYPVFMRFRAGYTGKCSPVHFFWGSFDLAVTRFSGRRAPLHPGGAPNMSTRVMQEAYSHEVSSVGFWPGNEQFPEAAFYSYCYPTPADFGQQRVEPAGAYFHPNMGEFILPYEVVRQAADPESQLLAFLQTTYDAAVTTAHWNRAELDCDLTSYEY comes from the coding sequence ATGACAACCAACACACGTATCCCGGAACGCTGGCCTGCCCTACCCTATGCCGACTGGAACCAGACGCTAGAAACGCTGCACCTCTGGACCCAGATCGTGGGCAAAATCCGGCTCCGGCAAACGCCCTGGATCAACCACTCCTGGCACGTTACTCTGTACGTATCGCCAAGGGGGCTGACGAGCAGTAGCATTCCTTACGAACGAGGAGTATTTCAACTCGATTTCGACTTTGTGAGCCATCAGTTGCATATCAGTACCAGTACTGGGCAACGGGTCGACGTCGGTCTTTACCCCCGGTCGGTAGCTAACTTCTACGTCGACGTGATGGCTTCGCTCCAGCAGGTGGGCATCGACATTACCATTCACGACACACCTAACGAACTACCCAACGTCATTCCTTTTGCCGAGGATCACCTGCACCAGTCGTATGATGCGGTGATGGTGGAGCGCTTCTGGCAGGCCATTGTCAGTATGTATCCTGTTTTCATGCGGTTCCGGGCGGGTTATACGGGCAAGTGCAGTCCCGTTCATTTTTTCTGGGGCAGTTTCGATCTGGCTGTTACGCGTTTTTCGGGCCGCCGGGCACCGCTGCATCCGGGAGGAGCGCCTAATATGTCGACCCGGGTTATGCAGGAAGCGTATTCGCACGAAGTCAGCTCGGTGGGTTTCTGGCCGGGCAACGAACAGTTTCCCGAAGCCGCCTTCTATTCTTACTGCTACCCCACTCCGGCTGATTTTGGACAGCAGCGTGTCGAACCGGCAGGGGCTTATTTCCATCCCAACATGGGCGAGTTTATCCTGCCGTACGAAGTAGTTCGCCAGGCCGCCGACCCAGAGTCGCAGTTACTGGCGTTTCTGCAGACGACCTACGATGCCGCCGTCACGACCGCCCACTGGAACCGGGCCGAACTCGACTGCGACCTGACCAGCTACGAATACTAA
- a CDS encoding zinc-binding alcohol dehydrogenase family protein: MKAAVLHQLGEEPRYEDFPDPVPQEGQLLLRVKAAAVKNLDKARASGKHYASHQQLPTVVGIDGVGLLDDGRRVYATGLSGMLAEKALVSLANLVPIPDTLSDATAAALPNAVMGAALALLHRAQLKAGMVVLINGATGVTGQVAVQLARYYGANRVIVTGRNAESLEKLKTLGADEIISLRQDDESLIHQLKAAHAATPVDVVIDYLWGHPMEMLLKALMSGGINQFTHPVRIVTVGSMAGETIGLSSGSLRSSAIEILGSGLGSLSADAFRQMNTDILPDLFQLATTGGLILDTDVRPLADVATAWNQDIAPGKRLVIQIA, translated from the coding sequence ATGAAAGCTGCCGTATTACATCAACTGGGTGAGGAACCCCGCTACGAAGACTTTCCGGATCCGGTTCCGCAGGAGGGTCAGCTGCTGCTCCGGGTAAAAGCCGCAGCGGTCAAAAACCTCGACAAAGCGCGGGCCAGTGGCAAACATTACGCCAGTCATCAGCAGTTGCCGACCGTGGTCGGGATCGACGGAGTGGGTTTGCTAGACGATGGTCGGCGCGTGTACGCAACCGGCCTTTCTGGTATGCTGGCCGAAAAAGCGCTGGTGTCACTGGCGAATCTCGTGCCCATTCCCGATACTCTATCCGATGCGACAGCGGCCGCACTGCCCAACGCCGTTATGGGGGCTGCGCTGGCCCTGTTGCACCGAGCACAGCTGAAAGCTGGTATGGTGGTGCTCATCAACGGTGCGACGGGCGTAACGGGCCAGGTAGCGGTTCAACTGGCCCGCTACTACGGAGCCAACCGGGTTATTGTCACGGGACGGAATGCAGAATCGCTCGAAAAGCTGAAAACGCTGGGGGCCGACGAAATTATTTCGCTTCGGCAGGACGATGAGTCGCTTATCCATCAGCTCAAAGCCGCTCATGCTGCCACGCCCGTCGACGTCGTAATTGATTACCTGTGGGGGCATCCGATGGAAATGTTGCTCAAGGCACTGATGAGCGGGGGTATTAATCAGTTTACCCATCCGGTTCGGATTGTCACGGTAGGCAGTATGGCCGGCGAGACCATCGGCCTCTCGTCGGGAAGCCTGCGTAGCTCGGCAATCGAAATACTTGGGTCTGGTTTGGGGAGTCTGTCGGCGGATGCGTTTCGGCAGATGAACACCGACATCCTACCCGACCTGTTTCAACTGGCAACAACCGGTGGCCTGATACTCGACACGGACGTCCGTCCACTGGCCGACGTAGCAACGGCCTGGAATCAGGATATTGCGCCGGGTAAACGGCTGGTCATTCAAATTGCTTAA